A genome region from Arachis duranensis cultivar V14167 chromosome 6, aradu.V14167.gnm2.J7QH, whole genome shotgun sequence includes the following:
- the LOC107494147 gene encoding uncharacterized protein LOC107494147 yields the protein MSTHRRGRGRGRWRKGTVTPCPTGNDLVDFMATLGNMAAAMQVTAEALGNQINQGNHRNNNDEDGPMTLAIFLKVHPLTFRGTSNPTDADNWIQAIERALQAQQVSEEKWVEFGTYQLQVKAQYWWQGTRRILQPDGAVIPWEVFQTEFYKKYFPNSARNAKELELMQLKQGEMTVTEYTSRFKELCRFSRICQGAHEDFAEWKCIKYEGGLQNDILSFVAPIEIRVFSELERSGKELRPREQDFKRGGYTPQPHLGQNNFQRFSNNNSQERGKGKQAQTTPKDLTYRRCGKYHPNTPCRAGLGVCYYCGEAGHLSWNCPEKKKNQEVGKAQHQGRMFTMTADGAGGADTPIRGNHELIIKFSDCLA from the exons ATGTCGACTCACAGACGCGGTCGCGGGCGAGGTAGATGGAGGAAAGGCACCGTTACTCCTTGCCCGACAGGGAATGATCTAGTAGACTTCATGGCTACCTTGGGAAATATGGCTGCAGCTATGCAGGTGACAGCCGAGGCACTAGGTAATCAGATAAACCAGGGTAATCACAGAAACAATAATGATGAGGACGGTCCCATGACACTTGCTATATTTTTGAAAGTTCACCCTCTAACCTTCAGGGGAACCTCAAATCCCACTGATGCAGACAATTGGATTCAGGCTATAGAACGGGCACTGCAGGCTCAGCAGGTGtctgaggagaaatgggttgaGTTTGGAACTTATCAGCTGCAGGTTAAGGCTCAATATTGGTGGCAGGGGACACGACGTATCCTGCAGCCAGATGGTGCTGTGATTCCTTGGGAGGTTTTCCAAACAGAGTTCTATAAGAAATACTTTCCTAATTCAGCCAGAAATGCCAAGGAACTTGAACTGATGCAGTTAAAGCAGGGAGAGATGACTGTTACTGAGTATACTAGCAGGTTTAAGGAGTTATGTCGCTTTTCTCGTATCTGTCAAGGTGCGCATGAAGATTTTGCTGAGTGGAAATGTATTAAGTATGAGGGAGGTCTTCAAAATGATATTCTGAGCTTCGTTGCACCAATAGAGATCAGAGTATTTTCGGAACTG GAGAGATCAGGGAAGGAACTTCGCCCTAGAGAACAAGATTTTAAGCGAGGCGGTTACACCCCACAACCACATTTGGGTCAGAATAACTTCCAGAGATTCAGTAATAACAACAGCCAGGAAAGAGGCAAAGGAAAGCAAGCTCAGACCACACCGAAAGATTTAACTTATAGGAGGTGTGGAAAATACCACCCGAATACTCCGTGCAGGGCTGGGTTAGGTGTATGCTATTACTGTGGTGAAGCTGGGCATTTGTCTTGGAATTGtccagaaaagaagaagaatcaagAAGTTGGAAAGGCACAACATCAGGGACGCATGTTCACTATGACAGCGGATGGTGCTGGAGGCGCAGATACTCCGATTAGAGGCAATCACGAACTGATAATCAAATTTTCTGACTGCCTTGCATAG